A region from the Dermacentor andersoni chromosome 11, qqDerAnde1_hic_scaffold, whole genome shotgun sequence genome encodes:
- the LOC140214230 gene encoding uncharacterized protein yields the protein MRLPVDTGASVSLMTAEDFGKHFGRQHRLSQTVDLKNFSKQHIDIQGLFQATVQFFQKSCSVTFHVTTTGTSLLGLDAIQRLGIQIDGTSLTCRLPSLPSVQSPTGVPPGFDHLSSDELGLVNNFVHRIHRQQDAKPVSSKLRRLPLALRDQVTHELRRLEDCDVIERVEATEWVSPLVVVRKKDGTMRLCVDLREQDSLVSQVQERVLQKQSQTKQYVDKRRGAQATRIKVGDTVRIRFNRKGIFKYSKPRKVKAQIGPSTFLLGDGQTWHVSKLTVVMKDPAGSTLCTSDRDFLYSYSNLDSHSDDLSVVTASSHSHKLQLTCASDCITSESTQSAVVSDSVGELVASQDLLGRREELPGQPSPALSDNHIQFSNQGEVNNSGTTRSLKSTDTRRNPQSSSEVRTRPHRDRKRPPWLDDFVSVV from the coding sequence atgcgactgccggtggatacgggagcgtctgtctcattgatgacggccgaagattttggaaagcactttggtcgacagcacagactgtcacaaacagtggacttgaaaaatttctccaagcaacacatcgacattcaaggcctgtttcaagccactgtccagtttttccaaaagtcatgctccgtcacgttccacgtaacgactacaggaacatcactgctgggtttagacgccatccaacgcttgggcatacagatcgacggtacgtcgctgacatgtcgtctaccatcgcttccttcagtacagagccccacaggtgtgcctccgggttttgatcacctttccagtgacgagttgggcctcgtcaacaactttgtgcaccgaattcatcggcagcaagatgcgaaaccagtatcttcaaagttgcgccgactacccctggctctccgtgaccaggtcacacatgaattgcgacgtctcgaggactgcgacgtcatcgagcgcgtcgaggctaccgagtgggtgtctccactcgtggtggtgcgcaagaaggatggaaccatgcggctctgtgtagatctacgagaacaggacagtcttgtgtctcaagtgcaagaaagggtcttgcagaaacagtcgcagactaaacagtacgtagacaaacgtagaggtgctcaggcaactcgtatcaaggtgggagacaccgtcagaattagatttaacaggaaaggaatttttaagtacagtaaacctcgtaaagtcaaggcccagataggaccatctacttttctactcggtgatgggcaaacgtggcatgtgtctaagttaaccgtagtgatgaaggatccagcaggtagtacactgtgtacaagtgatagagactttttgtactcatattcaaacttggatagtcattccgatgacttgtctgtagtgacagcgtcttctcatagtcataagcttcagttaacttgtgcgtctgactgtatcacttccgagtctacacagtcagcagtcgtctctgattccgttggggaattggtagcctcccaggacttgttgggacgtcgagaggagcttcctgggcaaccctctccagctttgagcgacaaccacattcagttttccaaccagggggaggtaaataatagtgggacgactaggtctttaaagtcgaccgatacgcgtcgcaacccccaaagttcttctgaggtacgcacgcgtcctcatcgtgacagaaaacggcctccgtggctcgatgattttgtttctgtagtgtag